A single Methylobacterium sp. 17Sr1-1 DNA region contains:
- a CDS encoding SDR family NAD(P)-dependent oxidoreductase has translation MSSAVVVGASGGIGGALVAALAASGAHEAVFALSRTPAPQPDPVRSVPVDVTDEESVAAAARTIGEAGPVGLVIVASGILHGPGVSPEKAIRALDPAAMAAVMAVNAIGPALVAKHLLPLMPRKGRSVFAALSARVGSIGDNRLGGWYAYRASKAALNQVLRTLAVETARTHPELIVAGLHPGTVQTALSRPFRPDPGPGLFAPEESAAHLVRVLDGLQIGDSGGVFAWDGQPVPP, from the coding sequence CGGGGGAGCCCTCGTGGCGGCGCTCGCCGCAAGCGGGGCGCACGAGGCGGTGTTCGCCCTGTCGCGCACGCCCGCGCCGCAGCCGGATCCCGTGCGGTCCGTGCCCGTCGACGTCACCGACGAGGAATCCGTCGCGGCAGCGGCGCGGACAATCGGCGAGGCCGGGCCGGTCGGCCTCGTCATCGTCGCGAGCGGCATCCTGCACGGGCCGGGCGTCTCCCCCGAGAAGGCGATCCGGGCCCTCGATCCGGCCGCGATGGCCGCCGTGATGGCCGTCAACGCGATCGGCCCGGCGCTGGTGGCCAAGCACCTCCTGCCGCTGATGCCGCGCAAGGGGCGCAGCGTCTTCGCCGCCCTCTCGGCGCGGGTCGGCTCGATCGGCGACAACCGTCTCGGCGGATGGTACGCCTACCGCGCCTCGAAGGCGGCGCTGAACCAGGTCCTGCGCACCCTCGCCGTCGAGACCGCGCGCACCCATCCGGAGCTGATCGTGGCGGGCCTCCATCCCGGGACGGTGCAGACGGCCCTGTCCCGGCCGTTCCGCCCGGATCCGGGGCCCGGCCTGTTCGCGCCGGAGGAGAGCGCCGCCCATCTCGTGCGGGTCCTCGACGGACTGCAGATCGGCGATTCCGGCGGGGTCTTCGCCTGGGACGGTCAGCCGGTCCCTCCGTGA
- a CDS encoding protein phosphatase CheZ → MNSGTAKLGSLEDSTALLQSHVLAISEAIARTRQEIAEIREEQDAGRTRDELNAVVRGTEQATDTILTASETVDALAGGIARRAGDDATRDDALAIQAQMQTIFEACNFQDLTGQRIAKVVRTIVLVEERVAEMMRLWSGSTSPSQSAAERRQGEDSLLNGPALPGDAAVSQDAVDAMFP, encoded by the coding sequence ATGAACAGCGGCACGGCGAAACTCGGATCGCTCGAAGACAGCACCGCACTCCTGCAGAGCCACGTATTGGCGATCTCCGAGGCGATCGCCCGGACGCGGCAGGAGATCGCCGAGATCCGGGAGGAGCAGGATGCCGGGCGCACCCGCGACGAGCTCAACGCCGTCGTGCGCGGCACCGAGCAGGCCACCGACACGATTCTGACGGCCTCGGAGACGGTCGATGCGCTGGCCGGCGGGATCGCCCGGCGAGCCGGAGACGACGCGACCCGGGACGACGCCCTGGCGATCCAGGCCCAGATGCAGACGATCTTCGAGGCCTGCAACTTTCAGGACCTGACCGGGCAGCGGATCGCGAAGGTCGTGCGGACCATCGTCCTCGTCGAGGAGCGGGTCGCCGAGATGATGCGGCTCTGGTCCGGTTCCACCTCGCCGTCGCAATCGGCCGCGGAGCGGCGCCAGGGCGAGGATTCCCTCCTCAACGGTCCCGCCCTTCCAGGCGATGCCGCCGTCTCGCAGGACGCCGTCGACGCGATGTTCCCGTAG